In one Deltaproteobacteria bacterium genomic region, the following are encoded:
- a CDS encoding RNA polymerase sigma factor, translated as MAHKDLQMVTRILNGERETFETLYDLYFPKVYNYVYMKLGDRTEAEDLVQDVFVSTIESLESYEGRSSLLCWIFSITKNMLKNFYRTRKQNSSCFVDADGQCRNNFHKIFQTPLDHLEYKEFLEKWHENISNLPPDSRTIFYLKHFNGLTIKEIARKTNKSVGAIKASLYRTKIALTEETG; from the coding sequence GTGGCACATAAAGACCTGCAAATGGTAACACGAATCCTCAATGGTGAACGGGAAACCTTCGAGACCCTCTACGACCTCTACTTTCCGAAGGTCTACAATTATGTTTATATGAAACTGGGGGACCGGACGGAGGCGGAAGACCTGGTGCAGGACGTCTTTGTCTCAACGATTGAGTCGCTGGAAAGTTATGAGGGACGATCCTCCCTTCTCTGCTGGATCTTCAGCATTACCAAAAACATGCTGAAAAACTTCTACCGGACCCGGAAACAGAACAGTTCCTGTTTTGTGGACGCCGACGGTCAGTGCCGAAACAACTTTCATAAAATTTTTCAGACCCCCCTAGACCACCTGGAATACAAGGAATTTCTGGAGAAGTGGCACGAAAACATCTCCAATTTGCCGCCTGACTCCAGAACGATTTTCTATCTGAAACATTTTAACGGGTTGACCATCAAAGAGATCGCCCGGAAAACCAACAAATCAGTCGGCGCCATCAAGGCCTCCCTTTATCGCACGAAAATAGCCCTGACGGAAGAAACGGGTTGA
- the hflK gene encoding FtsH protease activity modulator HflK, giving the protein MPWDPNKPGGGSWGEGPPPIEDVVKKLEESLRSFKSFRKKLPGAWVLLLLFFLLWMASGVYVVAPEEMGVVKRFGAMVRTSPPGPHWHVPFPVETVLKPKVTKVHRLEVGFRTITAGPPARYRSVPSEALMLTGDENIVALEFIVQYRIKDPVQYLFAIKGQEKTIKDASEAAMREVVGKNRIDDVLTGGKLQIQEDTKSLLQEILDKYHAGLKVDAVRLQDVLPPKPVIEAFKDVASAKEDKEKTENQAMGYRNDILPKAKGMAEQLVNEAQAYREAEIDRAKGDVSRFLQVLTEYRKAKDVTRTRIYLETMEKIMPRMEKIIIDGKTADKILPYLPLDRIQKGTQDSAAVDGKGGRR; this is encoded by the coding sequence ATGCCTTGGGATCCGAACAAACCGGGAGGCGGTTCGTGGGGAGAAGGGCCTCCGCCCATTGAAGATGTTGTCAAGAAGCTGGAAGAGTCCCTCCGTTCCTTCAAGTCCTTCCGGAAGAAGCTCCCCGGTGCCTGGGTGCTTCTCCTGTTGTTTTTTCTCCTCTGGATGGCCTCCGGCGTCTATGTTGTGGCTCCGGAGGAAATGGGTGTGGTCAAGCGTTTCGGCGCCATGGTTCGTACGAGTCCTCCCGGTCCGCACTGGCATGTCCCCTTTCCTGTGGAGACGGTCCTGAAACCGAAGGTGACCAAGGTCCACCGTCTGGAGGTAGGGTTCCGCACCATTACCGCCGGTCCTCCCGCCCGGTATCGTTCCGTCCCGTCGGAGGCGCTGATGCTGACGGGGGACGAAAATATCGTCGCACTGGAATTTATTGTGCAGTACCGGATCAAGGATCCCGTGCAGTATCTTTTTGCCATTAAAGGACAGGAGAAGACGATCAAGGATGCATCGGAGGCGGCCATGCGGGAGGTCGTCGGCAAAAACCGGATCGATGACGTCCTGACGGGAGGAAAACTGCAAATTCAGGAAGATACCAAGAGTCTTCTGCAGGAGATTCTCGACAAGTATCATGCCGGTCTCAAGGTCGATGCGGTGCGGCTGCAGGATGTCCTTCCGCCGAAACCGGTTATCGAGGCCTTCAAGGATGTTGCGTCGGCCAAGGAGGACAAGGAGAAGACGGAAAACCAGGCCATGGGATACCGTAACGATATTCTGCCCAAGGCCAAGGGAATGGCGGAACAGCTTGTGAATGAGGCGCAGGCCTACCGGGAGGCGGAGATCGACCGGGCCAAGGGGGATGTGAGCCGTTTTCTTCAGGTCCTCACGGAGTACCGGAAGGCGAAGGATGTAACCCGCACCCGGATCTATCTGGAGACCATGGAGAAGATCATGCCTCGGATGGAGAAGATTATCATCGACGGGAAGACCGCGGACAAGATTCTTCCCTACCTTCCTCTGGACAGGATCCAAAAGGGGACGCAGGACAGTGCTGCTGTTGACGGGAAAGGGGGAAGAAGATGA
- a CDS encoding RlmE family RNA methyltransferase, producing the protein MSRSSKRWIREHERDLYVRQAREGKYRSRSAYKLLQIQQKFRVIHPGDRVLDLGAAPGGWSQVAVSIVGRKGRVVAADLLAMDPIPGVTILQCDLLDPVGIERLIGQFPAEKVDRVLSDMAPNTRGIPSLDHDMSMVLVEGVIDLLPDVLRSGGGLVVKIFQGKDFPPLLKRLRGRFRSCRVAKPPASRSRSVELYLVAEHYCPE; encoded by the coding sequence GTGAGCCGCTCTTCCAAAAGGTGGATTCGGGAACATGAAAGGGATCTTTACGTTCGGCAGGCCCGGGAGGGGAAATACCGTTCCCGATCGGCCTACAAATTGCTGCAGATTCAACAGAAGTTTCGGGTGATCCATCCCGGAGACCGGGTCCTCGATCTGGGGGCGGCGCCCGGAGGATGGAGCCAGGTGGCGGTATCGATCGTCGGAAGGAAGGGACGTGTCGTCGCCGCGGATCTTCTTGCGATGGATCCGATCCCCGGCGTGACGATCCTGCAATGTGATCTCCTTGACCCTGTGGGGATTGAACGTCTCATCGGTCAGTTCCCGGCTGAAAAGGTCGATCGTGTCCTTTCGGATATGGCCCCGAATACCCGCGGGATCCCCTCCCTCGATCATGACATGAGCATGGTCCTGGTGGAAGGGGTAATCGACCTTCTTCCCGACGTACTCCGGTCCGGGGGGGGATTGGTGGTCAAGATCTTCCAGGGAAAAGACTTTCCCCCTCTTCTGAAACGATTGCGGGGCCGTTTCAGAAGCTGCCGTGTTGCCAAACCTCCGGCGTCCCGTTCCCGAAGTGTGGAACTCTATCTGGTGGCGGAACATTATTGCCCGGAATAA
- a CDS encoding protein phosphatase CheZ, with product MESRENARYLILANVNGKKTAIQVDGLYTILPPQNFPPQIPNEIQYQDERLPLYRAGELVDTFEKKSSGHDSYEQLYREFLSKVKEVSDDVANMKRKLSRNMEQDLARITHEGLPTTSDQLSSIQSESAATADNIMGLTEKVQESQQKMGEKFSAIKSALEEIKKQETSFFELIEGLEGVINANNSDLTKIMTTLTFHDITNQKLQKVVGAQEEMEDKLLSILFHFGIEFRKEENPDDEVIKRGEEMLHLLQGANKKTIDQEEVDQLLTEFLK from the coding sequence ATGGAATCAAGAGAAAATGCACGCTATCTTATATTGGCCAATGTGAACGGGAAAAAGACCGCAATCCAAGTGGATGGTCTTTATACTATCCTGCCTCCGCAAAATTTTCCACCCCAAATTCCCAATGAAATCCAGTATCAGGACGAACGTCTTCCCCTCTATCGTGCCGGAGAACTCGTCGATACTTTTGAAAAGAAGTCGTCCGGTCATGATTCCTACGAACAGCTCTACCGGGAGTTTCTCTCCAAAGTCAAAGAGGTCTCCGACGACGTCGCCAATATGAAACGGAAATTATCCAGGAACATGGAGCAGGACCTTGCCCGGATCACCCATGAAGGACTCCCCACCACCTCGGACCAGCTCTCCTCGATTCAGTCCGAATCCGCCGCCACGGCCGACAACATCATGGGACTGACCGAAAAGGTTCAGGAGAGTCAACAAAAAATGGGGGAAAAATTTTCAGCGATCAAGTCGGCACTGGAGGAGATCAAGAAACAGGAAACAAGTTTTTTTGAGCTGATTGAGGGACTGGAAGGCGTGATTAATGCCAATAATTCGGATTTGACGAAGATCATGACGACCCTTACCTTCCATGACATTACCAACCAGAAACTGCAGAAAGTGGTCGGCGCGCAGGAGGAGATGGAAGACAAGCTCCTCTCCATCCTCTTCCATTTCGGGATCGAATTCCGAAAGGAAGAAAACCCCGATGACGAGGTGATCAAACGGGGCGAAGAGATGCTGCACCTCCTGCAGGGAGCGAACAAAAAAACGATCGACCAGGAAGAAGTCGATCAATTACTCACGGAATTTTTGAAATAG
- a CDS encoding hydrogenase maturation nickel metallochaperone HypA: protein MDCMTVTREMLHQLIEKAQSEGANRIKRVVLEVGEMSGLDSNDLRDSFQILSRDTPAEGAELAINAVPLRVRCLSCSAEYSAGGFRMTCEKCGSIASELISGNELRVREMEVF from the coding sequence ATGGACTGTATGACCGTCACCCGTGAAATGCTGCATCAGCTCATTGAGAAGGCCCAGTCCGAGGGTGCGAACCGCATCAAGCGGGTGGTTCTGGAGGTTGGAGAGATGAGTGGTCTTGACTCCAATGATCTGCGGGATTCTTTCCAGATTTTGAGCCGGGATACACCGGCCGAAGGGGCGGAACTTGCGATTAATGCCGTACCGCTCAGGGTTCGTTGTCTCTCCTGTTCCGCCGAGTACAGCGCCGGCGGCTTCAGAATGACCTGCGAGAAGTGCGGTTCGATTGCCTCCGAGCTGATTTCCGGAAATGAGCTTCGGGTTCGGGAGATGGAGGTTTTCTGA